A genome region from Indicator indicator isolate 239-I01 chromosome 31, UM_Iind_1.1, whole genome shotgun sequence includes the following:
- the LOC128977158 gene encoding transmembrane protein 68-like isoform X2 encodes MIGRRESCSSGQILMTDLSCLAYVLEEWAVVEYLKKYFFHLVIVSLTITAILVIFIVPLTIVFFIYLSNILLLIYQRNGELKADPLSDVWDSARKTIASFWDIYARVWHGYELHGVENLPEGPGILVYYHGAIPIDYLYFLSRLFLWKKRLCLSVADHFVFRLPGLKLLLEVTGVMPGTREECLAALKNGYLVSISPGGVREALFSDESYQLMWGNRKGFAQVALEAKVPIIPMYTQNVREGYRMFKERRVFRQLYESTRLPLMPPYGGLPVKFRTYIGEPIPYDPNVTTEELVEKTKAAVQALISKHQTIPGSMWKALLDRFDKRRKSD; translated from the exons ATGATAGGCAGAAGAGAATCCTGCTCTTCAGGACAGATCCTGATGACTGACCTAAGCTGCCTTGCCTACGTGCTGGAAGAATGGGCTGTTGTGGAGTACttgaagaaatacttttttcatCTGGTCATCGTCTCACTGACAATTACTGCGATATTAGTAATTTTTATAGTTCCTTTAACAATTGTCTTTTTCATTTACCTTTCTAACATTTTGCTTTTAATCTATCAGAGGAACGGTGAGCTAAAAGCCGATCCCTTGAGTGATGTTTGGGATAGTGCAAGGAAAACTATAGCAAGCTTTTGGGATATATATGCAAGAGTATGGCATG GTTATGAACTTCATGGTGTGGAAAACCTACCAGAAGGACCAGGAATTTTGGTGTATTACCATGGAGCTATTCCTATAGACTACCTTTACTTCTTGTCTAGGCTGTTTCTCTGGAAGAAAAGACTTTGTCTGTCAGTAGCTGATCATTTTGTCTTCCGTTTGCCAG GACTTAAGTTGTTATTGGAAGTGACAGGTGTCATGCCAGGTACAAGGGAGGAGTGCCTTGCTGCACTGAAGAATGGATACTTGGTGTCCATCTCACCAGGTGGAGTTAGAGAAGCACTGTTCAGTGATGAAAGCTATCAGCTCATGTGGGGAAATCgaaaaggctttgctcaggttgCTTTAGAAGCAAAAGTG CCCATCATTCCAATGTATACTCAAAATGTCCGGGAAGGATATAGGATGTTTAAAGAACGAA GGGTTTTTAGGCAGCTGTATGAAAGCACTCGGCTGCCCCTCATGCCTCCATATGGGGGGCTCCCTGTTAAATTTCGCACATACATTGGGGAACCAATCCCATATGATCCCAATGTAACTACAGAGGAACTGGTGGAGAAG aCCAAGGCTGCTGTTCAGGCTCTCATAAGCAAGCACCAAACAATCCCAGGGAGCATGTGGAAGGCTTTACTGGACCGATTTGATAAGCGTCGTAAAAGCGATTAG
- the LOC128977158 gene encoding transmembrane protein 68-like isoform X1, translated as MIGRRESCSSGQILMTDLSCLAYVLEEWAVVEYLKKYFFHLVIVSLTITAILVIFIVPLTIVFFIYLSNILLLIYQRNGELKADPLSDVWDSARKTIASFWDIYARVWHGYELHGVENLPEGPGILVYYHGAIPIDYLYFLSRLFLWKKRLCLSVADHFVFRLPGLKLLLEVTGVMPGTREECLAALKNGYLVSISPGGVREALFSDESYQLMWGNRKGFAQVALEAKVPIIPMYTQNVREGYRMFKERNFAFQTCACFGFSNTLAVGVFRQLYESTRLPLMPPYGGLPVKFRTYIGEPIPYDPNVTTEELVEKTKAAVQALISKHQTIPGSMWKALLDRFDKRRKSD; from the exons ATGATAGGCAGAAGAGAATCCTGCTCTTCAGGACAGATCCTGATGACTGACCTAAGCTGCCTTGCCTACGTGCTGGAAGAATGGGCTGTTGTGGAGTACttgaagaaatacttttttcatCTGGTCATCGTCTCACTGACAATTACTGCGATATTAGTAATTTTTATAGTTCCTTTAACAATTGTCTTTTTCATTTACCTTTCTAACATTTTGCTTTTAATCTATCAGAGGAACGGTGAGCTAAAAGCCGATCCCTTGAGTGATGTTTGGGATAGTGCAAGGAAAACTATAGCAAGCTTTTGGGATATATATGCAAGAGTATGGCATG GTTATGAACTTCATGGTGTGGAAAACCTACCAGAAGGACCAGGAATTTTGGTGTATTACCATGGAGCTATTCCTATAGACTACCTTTACTTCTTGTCTAGGCTGTTTCTCTGGAAGAAAAGACTTTGTCTGTCAGTAGCTGATCATTTTGTCTTCCGTTTGCCAG GACTTAAGTTGTTATTGGAAGTGACAGGTGTCATGCCAGGTACAAGGGAGGAGTGCCTTGCTGCACTGAAGAATGGATACTTGGTGTCCATCTCACCAGGTGGAGTTAGAGAAGCACTGTTCAGTGATGAAAGCTATCAGCTCATGTGGGGAAATCgaaaaggctttgctcaggttgCTTTAGAAGCAAAAGTG CCCATCATTCCAATGTATACTCAAAATGTCCGGGAAGGATATAGGATGTTTAAAGAACGAA ATTTTGCTTTCCAAACTTGTGCTTGCTTTGGATTCTCTAACACACTTGCTGTGG GGGTTTTTAGGCAGCTGTATGAAAGCACTCGGCTGCCCCTCATGCCTCCATATGGGGGGCTCCCTGTTAAATTTCGCACATACATTGGGGAACCAATCCCATATGATCCCAATGTAACTACAGAGGAACTGGTGGAGAAG aCCAAGGCTGCTGTTCAGGCTCTCATAAGCAAGCACCAAACAATCCCAGGGAGCATGTGGAAGGCTTTACTGGACCGATTTGATAAGCGTCGTAAAAGCGATTAG